Genomic DNA from Brassica rapa cultivar Chiifu-401-42 chromosome A04, CAAS_Brap_v3.01, whole genome shotgun sequence:
GTTTGTGAACCTAACATACAATTGCAAGGTTGAAACGTTAAGCATCAGCGTTTGAAATACACATACAGACAATTAAATCTGAACAGTAAGTATCAACTATACTGGGAATCCACACATCTTATATACATTCTGAGAATGAAGCCATCTAGGTTAAATCTATCCTACATGTGTGCCATCTTAGATAAACTTATACTGAATGCTCTCatacatatatgaaaattgAGCAAAGGTGTGGGAAACCAACCAGTAGATAGATAATCCTGATGGGACAGACAATGCAAAGTAGCCAATCATGAGTGGAAGAAACTTGAAAACAAGAAGTGTGTTCTTCTGCGCAGGATCGTCTGTCTgcccaaaataaaataaaattgagcTTAGAAGCTTTCAGTGataagaaattttcaaaaagaagCTTTTGTTATGTCTCTCACTTGAGGAGGCTTCATAATCTCCATTGACACATACTGGGAGACAATAAGCAGAACAGGCAAAACAAGATACGCGGCAGTATCACCCCATCCCAATGGTGGATGCCCGTCCTGCACCACCAACCAACATCAGACTAGGAAAAACTGTATTCATGcatgttataacaaaaaagttaaaaattttCTTTCTCTCATTACCACAAAAGGGAAAAGCCATGAGACGCCAGATCCACTCTGCCGAGCAGCTATACTTGTTGGTCCACCAAGAGATGGAATCCAAAAGAAACCTTCTGTAAATAGTCCCTGCAAGTCAAACCTCTTTtttcagcaaaaaaaataaacaaaacctaCCAGCTTACTTATCATAAGGGGAATATCAATGAACCTCGTTGGCCACGTTGGAGAGAGCTTGGTATAAACCAATCCAAACTGGTATGGTAGCTAAAGTTGGCAAGCAACCTAACATCAAAACAAACAAGATACTGTATATAATAACGAATAACAAATTGCAGTACAACCACCATTACTAGTAACTAGTACCTGCCAATGGATTGACACCAGCTTGTTTATACAAACGTGACGTCTCTAGTTGTATTCTCTCctacatacacacacacacaaaaaaaaaacagtcacAAAAGAGTCAAGACTCGATCATCCTCATTCTTGAGCCACAAAAGATCCACCTGATTGCCTGCGTAACGTTGTTGAATGGCTTTTATCTTCGGTTGAAGATTTTGCATCGCCATCGTTGATTCAACCTACAGAATGAACTCTAATTCAGCTAAATGCTTTCAAAATAACGAAAAATCCACTTATCGTCAATTGGTTTTGAGCTGAAAAAACTCATAATAAACccaaatttaatataatatatcataACCGCCACCATAGTTCTGTTCCCACAGTTGCCCACACTACTAAGGgaaaagtttattaataaaaaaataattggttttaagttgaaaACTCATAATAAATCCGGATTTAACATAATAACAGAACCACGACAACCCCGTGGAGGTTGTTACAACCCCGTGGAGGTTGTTACACTAGTCGAAATCAATCACCTGCTGCTTAGTCAAAGGGTAGGTGGCCGCCTTGACGATGATAGTAAGCAAGATAATCGCGAATCCGTAAGCGTAGGGCACATGAACCGCCGTGAGTCCATCCTTCAAAAACTAAACAATCCAAAAACATAGACACTACTGTTACAAATCTCCACAAATTAGAATCAGCTCTGCTTTAAACCTCACCTTGAGCACCAGCTCCATGCCATCGGAGATGAATCCGAACCAACCGCCACTCTTTTGCACGGCGGGATCAGTCGATACAGCTGAATCTGCAGCGCCGCCGACGACGGCTGCGTCGGCTACGGTGTAGAGGAAAGACTCAGCTCTGGTGAGAATCGCTCCGATGTCGACCGAGCCGTGGAGAGGAGGAAGCTCGTTTAAGCTGAACCGTACGAGATGCTTGTTACGAAATTGAaggcttcctcctcctcctccagctaCGTGGCGGGAAGAGGAAGAGGGTTTGAGCAAGGGTGAGCCGAAGAAGGAAGATGGAGACGAGATTAGAACTCTCGCCATTTGGAGGTTCCTTGAGCGAGAGGAcgagaggaggagaagaagataaagtttttattttatttttgtgtttttatttttctttttgtttaattcatggatttaaataaaaatggaaCGGGGACGCTGGTGAGagcttttttttcttcatttggtggaGATTACCTCCAATCACAAGAGACCACGTGGCCGTGTATCTAACGTGGGATATGAGTGTTGTACGCTATACCGATTTGCCACTACTAATAGTAATATCCCATTAGCCGGACATAACACTGAATCAGTTAATCGAAAATTTTATGAAtcgatttttttatatttatttataaacaactatatatatttattgagtTTGAGAATTGTACATGATGAAATTACATAGTATAGTCTTTTTAGggtcgaccaaaaaaaaaaaagggtcaCGGGTTCGAGGCAGCAGGTATGGCGtattttttgtcattttaaacaaagtatttttaaaattattatgatatatattaaggtataataaaatagtatgtgaatatttcaaaatacatCCTGAAGAGAGTTCCAACCTAACTCTTTTAATAAAGTGTATTCATTATAGATATGTCTACACTCAAAGCTGTTATTGACTTATTTCTACTGGTAAAATCGTTTTTATAAAAGAATAGATATGTCAAGTTCGAATTTTAATAGCTGCACAAAATTTCTTAGCAATTGACTCTTGTCGCTGActcataaatattataattaagtttCGACCTATAactttttacaattttaaaaaaactctcaaatagattttaaaaaccCAAAGGTCTGATGCCTAGCTATCATGTGAACATTTGGATGGTTTTACCTTCTCCATTAGACGATGAAACTCCTTGGAATGAGATGCCTTTGAAATGAGATGGTCAGAGTCGTCTGATCCAAATCGATTTGAGAACAAAGTAGACAGAGAGGTCATAGGTGTCATCCTCAGCCATGATAACATAATGAAGTTTCTAGGCTTGGTAACATTTCAGCCATATTTAATGATTATTTTCCAGCGATTAAAAAAAGCTTATGAAAGCTTCATATCTCCTATGTGaacaaatttgttttcatattccATATAATTAAAACATCAATCGGTCGTAGATATACAATAAGACTACATGACAATCAGTATACTAGAAAGAAATTCTGATAACTCTAGTTGACATCTTCTACGGTGTAACTTATTATACTATTAATAGAGTGGAGAAACAACTTAAAAACTTCTAAAACAACATATTTCTATATATGTCCAAATCGTGTTTTAAAACGGCATAAGCTATTTAATTCATATACAATTGTGTGCATGTGTACATATGGATCTTTTGCACTCTCAAAAGCAATCCtaagtttctttcttttcttccccACTTTTTACAAGTTTTCTCACAAAACTTATGTCATGGAAATGGGGAATAACACGAATTTAGATACGGGGAACTATGGAGATACGGAGCTTGACATAGAATGGGTAAATAATTTGGCTTGGTATGGTAAAGCTGTGAGAAGTGACGGTTTTATATGCGAGGTACATCCAGGTGAGTTATCTTCATATGGCATTTGGGAGAAGGTTCCTTTCAACAAAGTTCGTCTTCACATTTGGCAATATCCTCTTCCCAATCTCGAGCTTGTCATCTTGTTTGTGTTCGTCCTTTGGCAAGTctttgatattttgttcaagAAATTAGGTCTTTTGATTCCAAAGTTCGCCTCTATGATGCTTGTGagttctttttaatatttttttgaaatatattttactacATAACGTCCTGACATTATCTTTGTTGCACTGAAGGCAGGGCTACTCTTGAACGTTCTACTTACAGTTTCGGGAGACAAGTCCATTATTCAGGAGATTTTATTCCCCGAAAACAGAATCGACATTCCCGGATGCCTTGGATCATTTGGCTTCATGATGTTCTGGTTCCTCAATGGTGTGAAAATGGATGTCAAAACAATCTTCAAGGCTGAAGCACATGCAAGACTCACTGGAGTTGCAGCGGCTGCTCTTCCTATAACGGTTGGCTTACTGCTTTACAAATATAAATCACTTGAGAATAGACCGCTCAAAGCCATAGAGTATAATACGTTGCTGCTAATGGAGAGCCTCACGTCCTTCTCGGAAATCGCGAGACTCTTGCTTGACCTCGGCATGAACCACTCGTCGGTTGGTCAGGTGGCTTTATCCACATCTGTAGTCTCTAATACGGTTGGACTAATGTTCTGGTTGGTAATAGTTCCTCTTGGTTTTCAATCATTGGTTCAAGGTGTAGGTCTACTTCTACAAATGTTCTTCTTTATCGTCATTGTCTTTGCTGTTGTGAGGCCAATAATGTTTAAAGTAATCATACGGAAACGAGAAGGGAGACCTATAGAAGACAAATACATCTATGTGATTCTCGTCATGGTTTTCTTGTCGTGTATGTATTGGGACGGTCTTGAGCAGTTTCCAGCACTTGGAGCTTTCATTCTTGGTCTTTCTATTCCTAATGAACATCCTATTGGTTCTGCGTTGGTCGAACGATTAGAGAGCTTCAATTTTGGTATTGTATTGCCTCTCTTCATGTCAGCTAGTATGCTAAGGAGTGATATAAGAGTTTGGAAAGATATTTTAACATTCTATAGCAGCAATGACAAGAAGTTCGCAGTTGCGTCTCTCGTCTTTCTCATCTTCTTGTTGAAGCTTTCTGTCTCAATGATCGTACCTTACCTCTTTAAAATGCCGTTGAAAGACTCCATTATTCTTTCCCTTATCATGTCTCATAAAGGTATAATAGAATTAAGTTTCTACCTTTTCTCTTATGGCCTCGAGGTTAGTCTCTCTCATATTTCCATTTCTtgatcattattttattttcttgcaaGAAAATAAATAACAGAAAAATATTCGTTTTGACATTGGTTTTGATATATATACAGCTTTTGGACAGAGATACCTTCTCGATCCTAGTTTTGTCTATTCTCCTAAACTCATTGTTCCTACCAATGGCGATCCGATTTCTCTATGACCCATCAAAGCGATTCATGTGCTACCAAAAGAGAAGTTTGGCAAGTATGAAGATAACTGGAGCCCTAAAGACTCTTGTGTGCATCCATCGACCAGACCACATATCTTCTATGATCAACCTTCTAGAAGCTTGTTATCAATCAGAAAAGAGCCCTCTCACTTGCTACGTGCTTCACCTTGTCGAGTTACAAGGTCAAGAAGTTCCGACTTTGATCGCACACAAAGTACAGAAACTCGGAGCAGGGGCGGGAGCAAAATATTCGGAAAACGTCATCCTCTCTTTTGAAAATTTCCACCGTTACGTACGCGATTCTATTTTCATAGACACATTTACTTGCATAACAAACTCGCACCATATGCAAGACGATATTTGTTGGCTAGCTCTCGATAAAGCTGTCACGTTTATCATTCTTCCTTTCCACCGGACATGGTCTCTCGACCGAACATCCATCGTATCCGACAGTGAAATGATCCGGTTTCTCAATTTCAACGTCTTGAAACAAGCTCCTTGCTCTGTCGGTATCCTTGTTGAACGTCATCTTgttaataaaaatcaagaatctCAACAAAACCTTAAGGTATACTCACAATTACATTTTATCATCTTTCTATTAGTTTTTGTACTGATAACTAAGTAAGAAATAAGTAAACATGGTCGAATCTCATCTATGTTACTTCGATGGTGGTTCTTACGCCTACGCCTGGGCACATTTTTCGGGAACCAAATCAACTGAAGAACCCAAAACCATAATTGAACATAGAGGTACcggaaaattcaaaatatagtttatataccaaatatatcaattatatttatttttcaaataactagaaatcctaaaaatactatttataaagtgaattatcagaaaaaaaacaaactatccGAATATTACTTTATTCGAAATATTTTACCTTTATCCGAATTACCTGATATTTTATTCAAAACCTCGAATTACTcgatttttttgttgaaaattttaaatttttagaaatttttatccAAATTAACCGAAAACAGAACCGAATATGACCCAAAATTTGGTGttggggggaggggggggggaaGTATTAGCCAGTTTCTAACATTGTTAtatgaaccgaaccaaaccgaaaactGAAATAagcaaaaccaaacaaaatttcataaataGTTAACGAATCATGTATCTCTAAAACCAAACAACCAAAACCAAAATGCGCAGGGGTTCCTACAGAAATCTTACAAACTCCTTAAGTTGAAATGATATAGGAATGAGACTTACTAAGTACTTGGAGCGACTTGAGAACAGGTGTGTGTGATATTTGTGGGAGGAGAAGACGACATGGAAGCATTGGCCTTTGCAAAGCGAATGGCCCGTCAAGAGAGCGTAACATTAACGGTTCTATGCCTTCTAGCAGCCAAAAAGAGTAAAAAAGCGACAGGTTGGGATCAAATGCTCGACACAGTGAAACTAAGAGTAAGAGAGTTGGTACGAAGCAACGATCCAGGAAACTTAAAAGAAGAAAGTTCCACGACTTACTTGGAAGAGGAGATAGTAGATGGAGCGGATACATCAATGCTTCTACGCTCTATAGCATTCGATTACGACCTGTTCATCATAAGCAGAACCTGCGGTCAGAACCACGCTGCGACCCTAGGGAATGAGAGTTGGTGTGAGTTTGAGGAGCTAGGAGTCATCGGTGATTTTTTGGCCTCACCGGATTTTCCAAGCAAGACATCAGTCTTAGTAGTTCAACAACAACGAACCATAGCCAATAATTAGAAGTGGAGTAAAACACTACTTGTTCCATGTCTCTTTGTTGCTGACTCTTATCGACTTATTATATAAATCTGAGCTGTTCAAACGTT
This window encodes:
- the LOC103864921 gene encoding inner membrane protein ALBINO3, chloroplastic, producing the protein MARVLISSPSSFFGSPLLKPSSSSRHVAGGGGGSLQFRNKHLVRFSLNELPPLHGSVDIGAILTRAESFLYTVADAAVVGGAADSAVSTDPAVQKSGGWFGFISDGMELVLKFLKDGLTAVHVPYAYGFAIILLTIIVKAATYPLTKQQVESTMAMQNLQPKIKAIQQRYAGNQERIQLETSRLYKQAGVNPLAGCLPTLATIPVWIGLYQALSNVANEGLFTEGFFWIPSLGGPTSIAARQSGSGVSWLFPFVDGHPPLGWGDTAAYLVLPVLLIVSQYVSMEIMKPPQTDDPAQKNTLLVFKFLPLMIGYFALSVPSGLSIYWFTNNVLSTAQQVWLRKLGGAAPAVNENASGIITAGRAKRSIAQPDDAGERFRQLKEQEKRSKKNKAVAKDTVELLESQSESEEGSDDEEEEVREGALASSTSKPLPDVGQRRSKRSKRKRAV
- the LOC103864949 gene encoding cation/H(+) antiporter 8; protein product: MCTYGSFALSKAILSFFLFFPTFYKFSHKTYVMEMGNNTNLDTGNYGDTELDIEWVNNLAWYGKAVRSDGFICEVHPGELSSYGIWEKVPFNKVRLHIWQYPLPNLELVILFVFVLWQVFDILFKKLGLLIPKFASMMLAGLLLNVLLTVSGDKSIIQEILFPENRIDIPGCLGSFGFMMFWFLNGVKMDVKTIFKAEAHARLTGVAAAALPITVGLLLYKYKSLENRPLKAIEYNTLLLMESLTSFSEIARLLLDLGMNHSSVGQVALSTSVVSNTVGLMFWLVIVPLGFQSLVQGVGLLLQMFFFIVIVFAVVRPIMFKVIIRKREGRPIEDKYIYVILVMVFLSCMYWDGLEQFPALGAFILGLSIPNEHPIGSALVERLESFNFGIVLPLFMSASMLRSDIRVWKDILTFYSSNDKKFAVASLVFLIFLLKLSVSMIVPYLFKMPLKDSIILSLIMSHKGIIELSFYLFSYGLELLDRDTFSILVLSILLNSLFLPMAIRFLYDPSKRFMCYQKRSLASMKITGALKTLVCIHRPDHISSMINLLEACYQSEKSPLTCYVLHLVELQGQEVPTLIAHKVQKLGAGAGAKYSENVILSFENFHRYVRDSIFIDTFTCITNSHHMQDDICWLALDKAVTFIILPFHRTWSLDRTSIVSDSEMIRFLNFNVLKQAPCSVGILVERHLVNKNQESQQNLKVCVIFVGGEDDMEALAFAKRMARQESVTLTVLCLLAAKKSKKATGWDQMLDTVKLRVRELVRSNDPGNLKEESSTTYLEEEIVDGADTSMLLRSIAFDYDLFIISRTCGQNHAATLGNESWCEFEELGVIGDFLASPDFPSKTSVLVVQQQRTIANN